The Paenibacillus spongiae nucleotide sequence AGAGAGGAAGAGACGTTCAAGAAGTCGATCGAGAACCGGGAAGGACGGCCAAACTTTGTTTTCTATGAAGGGCCGCCTACGGCGAACGGAGCGCCGCATATCGGCCACGTGCTCGGACGGGTGATCAAGGATTTTATATGCCGCTACAAAACGATGGCCGGCTACCGCGTCGTCCGCAAGGCCGGATGGGATACGCACGGACTGCCCGTCGAGCTTGGCGTCGAGAAGCAGCTGGGCATCTCCGGCAAGCAGGAAATTGAGAATTATGGCATTGAAGCGTTCATCAACAAATGTAAGGACAGCGTATTCGAATACGAGCGTCAGTGGCGGGAGCTAACCGAAGCGATCGGCTATTGGACGAATATGGACGATCCGTACATTACGCTGGATAACAACTATATCGAGAGCGTATGGCATATCCTATCGACGATTCACGGCAAAGGCCTGCTGTATCGCGGTCACCGCGTAAGCCCGTACTGCCCGTGCTGCCAAACGACGTTAAGCTCCCATGAGGTGGCGCAGGGCTATGAGGACGTCAAGGATTTGAGCGCTACCGTCAAATTCAAGCTGGAGGGCGAGAACGGCGTCTATGTACTGGCTTGGACGACCACGCCATGGACGCTGCCTGCGAACGCCGCGCTGGCCGTCAACCCGTCGCTGGAGTATTCGCGCGTTAAGCAGGACGGCGAGGTGTATATAATCGCTTCCGGACTCGTAGAGAGCGTCATGAAAGGCGAGTACGAAATTCTGTCGACTCTTCAGGGCTCCGAGCTGGTAGGCCTGAAATACGTGCCGCCGTTCCGTTACGTACAAATCGAGAAGGGGCACATGATCATCCCCGGCGACTTCGTCAGCGACACGAGCGGTACCGGTATCGTCCACATTGCGCCGGCTCACGGCGACGATGACTATAAGGTGGCGCGCCAGAATGGCGTCAGCTTCCTGAATGTCGTCGACAATGCGGGCAAGTATATCGACGCCGTAACCGATCTTGCCGGACGGTTCGTGAAGGACTGCGACGTCGATATTGTGAAGATGCTTAGCGAGCGCGCGCTGCTCTTTTCCAAGGAGCGTTATGAGCACAGCTATCCATTCTGCTGGCGCTGCAAATCGCCGCTCATCTATTATGCGACGGACAGCTGGTTTATCGAAACGACGGCTGTTAAGGATCAATTAATAGCGAATAACAACGAGGTCGACTGGTATCCGGGCCATATCCGCGAAGGCCGCTTCGGAAAGTTTCTGGAGGATCTGGTCGATTGGAACATCAGCCGCAACCGCTATTGGGGAACGCCGCTCAATGTTTGGGTATGCGACGGCTGCGGCGGCCAGCATGCGCCGGGCAGCCGCGCCGATCTGGTTGCTAGATCGGTCGAGCCGATCTCGCCGGATATCGAGCTGCACAAGCCGTATGTCGATGAAGTGAAGCTGAACTGTCCTCATTGCGACGGCGGCATCATGAATCGTACGCCGGAAGTGATCGACGTCTGGTTCGACAGCGGGTCCATGCCGTTCGCGCAGCATCATTATCCGTTCGAGAACGAAGCGACATTCGCCGACCAATATCCTGCGGATATCATTTGTGAAGGAATCGACCAAACGCGCGGCTGGTTCTTCAGCCTTCTGGCCGTATCGACACTGTATAACGGCAAAGCTCCGTATAAAGCCGTCATTTCGACCGGACATATTCTGGATGAGAATGGCCAGAAGATGTCAAAGTCGAAGGGCAATGTAATCGATCCATGGGAGATCATTAACGAGTACGGTACGGATGCGTTCCGTTGGGCGCTCCTGGCCGACAGCGCGCCGTGGAACAGCAAACGGTTCTCGCGCGGCATCGTCGGCGAAGCGAAGTCGAAGGTTATGGATACGATCGTCAACACACATGCCTTCTTCGCGCTGTATGCATCGATCGACGGCTATGATCCGTCGGCACAGCCGGAACGCGCATCCAGCGTGAAACTTGACCGGTGGATCGTATCCCGCTTGAACAGCTTGATTGTTCAAGTGAGCAAAGGGCTGGAAGTCAATGATTTCTTGAATTCGGCCAAGGCGATCGAGACGTTCGTCGACGAGATGAGCAACTGGTATATCCGCCGTTCGCGCGACCGGTTCTGGGGGAGCGGCCTGACGGACGACAAATTGGATGCCTACGGT carries:
- the ileS gene encoding isoleucine--tRNA ligase, with protein sequence MQRVDVKEKARSRDLRVLAKWREEETFKKSIENREGRPNFVFYEGPPTANGAPHIGHVLGRVIKDFICRYKTMAGYRVVRKAGWDTHGLPVELGVEKQLGISGKQEIENYGIEAFINKCKDSVFEYERQWRELTEAIGYWTNMDDPYITLDNNYIESVWHILSTIHGKGLLYRGHRVSPYCPCCQTTLSSHEVAQGYEDVKDLSATVKFKLEGENGVYVLAWTTTPWTLPANAALAVNPSLEYSRVKQDGEVYIIASGLVESVMKGEYEILSTLQGSELVGLKYVPPFRYVQIEKGHMIIPGDFVSDTSGTGIVHIAPAHGDDDYKVARQNGVSFLNVVDNAGKYIDAVTDLAGRFVKDCDVDIVKMLSERALLFSKERYEHSYPFCWRCKSPLIYYATDSWFIETTAVKDQLIANNNEVDWYPGHIREGRFGKFLEDLVDWNISRNRYWGTPLNVWVCDGCGGQHAPGSRADLVARSVEPISPDIELHKPYVDEVKLNCPHCDGGIMNRTPEVIDVWFDSGSMPFAQHHYPFENEATFADQYPADIICEGIDQTRGWFFSLLAVSTLYNGKAPYKAVISTGHILDENGQKMSKSKGNVIDPWEIINEYGTDAFRWALLADSAPWNSKRFSRGIVGEAKSKVMDTIVNTHAFFALYASIDGYDPSAQPERASSVKLDRWIVSRLNSLIVQVSKGLEVNDFLNSAKAIETFVDEMSNWYIRRSRDRFWGSGLTDDKLDAYGTLRHVLMTLSRLIAPFAPLLAEDVYGNLGGSGSVHLADYPVCAEAAIDETLERDMETARQIVELARNVRNETGIKTRQPLSELIVALDREFDLAAYEDIIKEEINVKSITIASGDSGFVDLTFKLNLKVAGKKFGKNVGPIQAYLKSLTSAQTSEAVRQGELVFESQEGEKLTVAIDELLVEKQAKSGFASASGYQLTVALNTDITPELEQEGLVREVIRAVQDTRKKLDLPIEKRVHLVLQADEELRLALEAFEAVLFENVLLSGIEYGIREGMEQVSLGDKEIGILFAD